GAACCCATTTCAACACGCTCTTTCGCATTCTTTGTTACAAGCGATGTCAATGCTGCATAAGCAATATTATTTGCTGTGTAGAATACTGCGTTTAATAATGTGTATGCAATAAAGAACCATGCATACTGTGCAGTCTTGCCCAGACTGGTTGGAATAGCAAATACACCAAACAATGTTACAGCACATCCAAAGAATCCATAAAACATCCATGGTCTGGCTTTTCCCATCTTGCTCTTTGTTCTGTCAATCATAGAACCAAAGAAAATATCTGATACACCATCAAATAATTTCGATACAGCAATTAATGTACCGACAATACCTGCATTTAAGCCTATGGTGTCTGTCAAATAAATCATTACAAAAGATGTCAGAAATGCATATACAACATTTCCTGCAATATCGCCTGATCCATAACCCACTTTGTTATACCATTTTAGGTATTTCCTCTCTTCCATGTAAAAATTTCTCCTTTCATTTACCATAATGTTTTCTCAATTTCTTTATACATAGTATATATATAATTATTGTCAAAGACCATTTCATAAATTATTCAAAACATACACAAAACAACACTATCAACAAAAAAATGTATATATTTTTTTGTTTTTTATTATTTTTAACATACACTTTTTTGAACTTTCATTGAAATTCTATCAAATTTACATAAATATAGAGATATTTTTTATCATTTCAAATTAAAATAGACAGTATAGTTGTAAAATGGTAAAATTATATAGTAAATATAAGTGAATTTTTGCATCGATCTTTCATATTTTCGATTCATTCTATATGTAAGGAGCTATAATGTATACAAATAATGCATATCTAAACAATTCAACCATTGACCGAAAAGACAAATCCAAACCTCTTGTCATAACTATGTGTGGAACTTATAAATTATATACACGTCCCAAACTCCCCACATGGCGACCTCGTGGTAGACTAGATTTTCAATTACTCTATATTGCTGCTGGAAAAGCACATTTTCATTTTGATAACAATGATGAAGAAACTATTGTTCATGCTGGTCATATGGTTCTATATCGTCCAAAAGAACCACAAAAATACGAATATTACGCAAAAGATCAAACTGAAGTTTACTGGGTTCACTTTACTGGAAACAATGTCACGAACCTGCTTCGTTCTTATGGACTTACTAATAAAAAAGTTTTTCACTGTGGATCCGGTGCAGAATATCAAAATCTGTTTTGTTCTATGATAAAAGAATTGCAAATGTGCCAAGATGGTTATGAAGAAATGCTTGAAATATATTTACGACAGATTTTTATCAGACTTCAGCGACATTTTAAATCATCTCTCAATTCTGATAATTCACATGCTTTCGAAGAAATAGATAACGCAATCTCTTACTTTTGTGAACATTATAATGAACCAATTAATATTGATGATTATGCCAAAGAAAATCATTTTAGTACTAGTTGGTTTATCCGTAATTTTAAATTATACACTGGGATTACACCAAAACAGTATATTCTAAAAAAAAGAATATATAATGCAGAGGCATTACTTCAAAATACACAATATAATATCAATGAAATCGCACAGATTATTGGTTATGACAATCCTCTGTATTTTAGCCGTGTTTTTCAAAAGACAAAAGGAATATCGCCTTCTGAGTATCGCAAAAACATATCACAACGTGTATTCAATTCTTCTTTATAAATTTTGTATAAAAAAATAGAGATACTTTGTAATTAAAGTATCCCTATAATTTATCATCTGTCCGATGATTTACTTTCACTTATTTTCTTAAAACTAAAATGCTTCACAAACCGCTTAAATTCAAGGATTTTTAGATATTGTCCTTTTGTAGCAACACCATACTCTCGATATGAACCGTATTCGGGAACTGATCTACCGCTGTAGCTCGCTTAACTTTATATCCTGCTGCCTCAAACACCTCCAGATCTCTCGCAAGACTTGTCGGTTTGCAACTGATATATACCATCTGTTCAACCCCGAAATCAATAATCTTCTGAATCGCTTTTGGATGGATTCCATCTCTAGGAGGGTCAAGTACGATAAAGTCTGGCTTATCTTCTAATTCATCCACAACCTTTAATACATCTCCTGCAATAAATTCACAATTATCCAATCCATTTAATTCTGCGTTGACTTTCGCTGCCTCTACCGCTTCCTCAACGATCTCGACTCCAACAACTTTCTTAGCAACTGGTGCTAACATCTGCGCGATCGTTCCAGTTCCACTATACAGATCAAAGATCACTTTATCTTTTGTCTCCCCAACAAAATCTCTGGCAGTCTTATAAAGTACCTCTGCCCCTAATGTGTTTGTCTGGAAGAATGAAAATGGTGAAATCTTGAATTTTAATCCTAAAATTTCCTCATAGAAATAATCCTGTCCATATAAAATATCTATTTTGTCTGCCTGTACCACATCTGCAAGGCTGTCGTTTGTTGTATGAAGAATCCCAATGATCTTTCCACTCAATGGTAATTCTAATAATGCATCTCGAAGTTTGGTAAGATCTGCTTCTACCTGCGATGTCGTTACAATATTTACCAAAATATCTCCAGAACTTTCTGCTCTTCTTACAACTAAATGTCTGAAATATCCTTCATGACGCATCTTATGATAGAATGGCAGCTCCATCTGTTGTGCGATATTTAATGCACATTTTACGATCAGATTGTAATCATTGTCTACAATCTGGCAGTCTGTGATGTTTACAATATCATGGAATGTGTTCTTTTTGTGCATTCCCAATGCTAATGGACCGTCTTTTACCTCATCCCCAAAAGAGAATTCCATTTTATTGCGATACCCATGCACTTTGGGACTTCCTTTAATTTCTTCCCATATATCATCATTGACATAATCTTTTAACAGATCACGTACCATTCCCTCTTTGATCTTTAACTGGTTTTCATAAGATACCGTCTGATAAAAACATCCACCGCATATTCCAAAGTGTGGACAGACTGGTTTTGCATCTTCTAATGGAGATTTCTCTAATACATCTAACAATCTTACCACACAGCCACTTTTTCTCTTCTTGGTAACCTGCCCTTTAATCGTCTGCCCATCAATGACACCTTTGACTGTAACTTTCTGATCTTCGCAGATAAATGTTCCCTTATTTGGGAACTCTGTCTTTATGATCTTTCCTTCAATGATATCTTTTTTCTTCATTGTCATCCCTTTCTTATCTTATCAAATCAAACCTATCGCAGAAAAAAGATGGAAATACCACCTACGATACTTCCATCATTCATATTATAGCATTAATTCGTCAAACTGTTCTTTGTAATATCCATGGGCATAATGTGCCTGTCCTTCTTCGTCAATCTCCATAATAAGAAATGTTGGCTTCCTTCCTGGCTGACGAGGATAAGATATACTTCCTGGATTCAAGATCGTTACATCATCCCCAATCTCAATATATGGCACATGAGTATGTCCATACATTACAACATCATATCCATATTCCAAAGCATGTTCTCTTAAATAATCCACACCTGAGTTTACATAATAGCCATGTCCATGAGTCACTAATACTTTATAATCGCCAATTCTCACTTCTTCTTCGCTTGGCAGATCTAAGTAGTAATCATTGTTGCCTGCGACCATAACTACTGGGCAGTCCGCTATTTCTCGTATGTATGAATCTCCACGTTCCACATCTCCGCAATGGATCATCATATCGATGTCGCCTACCTGTTTTAAAACTCCCTCGATATCATCATTGCGTCCATGGGAATCACTGATCACCAATATCCTCATAAACTTTCTCCTTGTTTTATTTACAAAACTTCTCGTATACGTCTCAGTGCTTCGCCTCTGTGACTGATCGCATTCTTCTCATCACTGCTCAGTTCGGCACTATACTTCCCATATTGTGGTAAATAGAAGATCGGATCATATCCAAATCCATTCTCTCCTTTGATCTCATATCCTATAATCCCTTCCATAGTACCACGAATCACCTTCGTTTGTCCATCTGGAAATGCAGCTGCGACCGCACAAACGAATCTTGCACTTCTCTTCTCTTCTGGTACATCTTTTAATCTTTCAAGGATCACACTGTTTTTCTTCACATAAGAAGTATCTTCTCCAAGATATCTGGAAGAATAGATTCCAGGTTCTCCATTTAGTGCATCAATTTCTAATCCTGAATCATCTGCAAGTGTTAACTGTCCTGTGATTTCCATCACCGCTTTTGCTTTGATCAACGCATTTTCTTCAAATGTTTTTCCATCTTCTACGATGTCAATGTCTACTCCTGCTTCTTTCATAGAAATGATCTCGTATTTGGATTCATCAAGGATCTCTCTGATCTCTTTCATCTTATGTTCGTTGCCCGTGGCAAAGATTAATCTCTGTTTCATTATTTTCTCCTTCTTGGCGGTTTCGGTCCAAGGTACTGGTAAAACTCTCCTCGGATCATTCCATTGTAAACTTTACGTTTCTTTGTTGGTTTTCCAAGATATTTTTCTGTATCCTCATAAGAAGTGATGACATACTTAGACCATGTATCCAAGCGGTCAAATGCTTCTTTCATCTCTGTATATAGCTGTGGGAGAGTCTCCTGATCTTCCAGTCGTTCTCCATATGGAGGGTTAGCAATGATAAATCCATATGGCTTTGGATGTCGTAAATCTTTGACCTCTCTTTGCTGAAAATGAATCAAGTGATCAACTTCTGCATCCTGAGCATTCTGTCTTGCGATCTTTAACATTCTTGGATCTTTGTCATATCCCTGAAGATCCATCTCTATATCATGATTGACCAGATCATTTGCCTCATCAATGGTATCATACCATGCTTTCTTTGGCAGGAAATTGCTCCAATGTTCAGATTCAAAAGAACGGTTCATTCCTGGTGCCATATTCATCCCCATCATTGCCGCTTCGATCAAAAATGTTCCACTTCCGCAGAATGGATCGACTAAGATTCGATCCTTATGCCATGGTGTGAGCATAAGAAGAGCTGCTGCCAGTGTCTCACGGATCGGTGCTTCACTGACCAACTTACGGTATCCTCTCTTATGAAGCGGTATACCTGTTGTATCTAAACTAATCGTCACCTGATCCTTTAAAATAAATACGCGGACCGGATAATCATCTCCATCTTCATTAAACCATGATACTTTGTATTTAGACTTCATACGATCAACCATAGCCTTCTTGACAATTGACTGGATATCCGGTGCGCTAAACAATTTACTCTTCGCTGTTGATGCCTTCTTTACCCAGAAACGTCCATTCTCTGGAATATAATCTTCCCATGGAAGTTTCTTTGTTCCTTCAAACAGATCATCAAATGTATATGCTTTAAAAGAACCTATTTTTAATAAGATTCTTTCTGCTGTTCTTAAAAATATATTCGCACGGGCAATCCCATCTAAATCTGTACGAAATGTTATTCGCCCGTCTTCTACTTTAACAATTTCATATCCTAAGTCCAGGATCTCTCTTTTTAATACTGCTTCCAGCCCAAAATGGCATGGTGCAATCAGTTCAACTGTCTTCACTCAATTCTCCTTTGTATTTTTATTCTGTTCCTATTCTACCGTTTTCCTTATTTTTCGTCAACTGTCAACTTTTGTAACATGCTAAGCCTCTGACTTATTTTGTTCTTTTTCTTTCATATAATAATAGACACCACCGATGATATTATAAACTTCAAATCCATCTTTCCTCAAGTGTCTGGCTGCCATCATACTCTGTCCGCCGAAATCACAATACACAATGATCTTTTTCCCATCCATCTGTTCATAACACTCTTTTAAGATTCCATAGGGACAGCTGATCGCATTTTCTAAATGCCCTTCTTTGTACCGTTCTTCCTCTCTGACATCCATCAAAATATAATGCTTTTTATCTTTTGAAAGCTTGATCCCTTCTTTTAATGATATATTTTCAAATTCCATAAAAGTCCTCTTTTTGTTAGCATATGCACATCACAGACTCTTGGAACTAACAAGTATTTTCTATAGAAAAGAGGAATCCTTATGCCGATTTCACAAGGATTCCTCTCTTCTAATTAGTACTCATCATTTGCATTTTTGTTGCTGTTTGTTGAACTATTCTGACTTTTGTTTTTATTCTGGTTCTTTGATCTGTTAGATCCTCCGCTATTGCTTGTATTGGAAGACTGATTTTTGTTACTTGAATTCGAACAATTCTTTGCCATGTTCATTCTCCTTTCTTTTTAGTACAGCATTATTTTGTGCGAAATCTCTTTCATATATACACAAAAAAAATTATTTTACTTTTATTTTACTTTTTTTAAAAAAATCACTTGATTTTTTTCAACCAATCATATATCATGAACTTATCGAGGATATGTTTATTTTCGATTATAACCCCTTATTAATTTATTTATACTCCCCTCAAAAAGAGCAGATTTCTCTATCTGCTCTTTTTACTATTTATCTTTAATGTTTTTGAAAATGTACAAATGATTTTATTGACATTTTCTATAGTATGTGTATAATTAAGATTGTTCAAGAACAAAGGCGTTCCGATCATAGGATTGGAGCGCCTTTTTTTGTATATCAATGGTAATTCCTTGGGTCTTCTCCATCGATATACGAAATTCTTTCTTAAGACTTTATACATAACCGCGTACTAGTTTTTGACAAGTTTTTGGCATCTTGCAGACAAGAGTAACGGACACATCATTGACTTGAACACAGACTTGCTATGTTGACTAGAATGAGACTAACAATGACGACTAGAATGAGACTGACAATGGCGACTAGAACGAGACTAGAATGAGACGAATCATAATGACTAGTTTTGAAACTTAAAAGTAAGACCCAGCACAATACCCAAACTACATATGACATTAGAGAAGCCTCGGACAAATGTCCGAGGCCTTTCTCTTTGTATACATTTTTAGATCAATTCCGATTGTTTTACAGCATTTCGTCTGGTTTCTGACGGTCTTCCGGACGCATAAATCCTGCGAGTAAAAGTTGATAACTTCCAAAATAAGAAATAAACATCCACGCCATTCCTGTAAATATCGCAGAACCGGCAGTAAC
The sequence above is drawn from the Anaerostipes hadrus ATCC 29173 = JCM 17467 genome and encodes:
- a CDS encoding helix-turn-helix transcriptional regulator → MYTNNAYLNNSTIDRKDKSKPLVITMCGTYKLYTRPKLPTWRPRGRLDFQLLYIAAGKAHFHFDNNDEETIVHAGHMVLYRPKEPQKYEYYAKDQTEVYWVHFTGNNVTNLLRSYGLTNKKVFHCGSGAEYQNLFCSMIKELQMCQDGYEEMLEIYLRQIFIRLQRHFKSSLNSDNSHAFEEIDNAISYFCEHYNEPINIDDYAKENHFSTSWFIRNFKLYTGITPKQYILKKRIYNAEALLQNTQYNINEIAQIIGYDNPLYFSRVFQKTKGISPSEYRKNISQRVFNSSL
- the rlmD gene encoding 23S rRNA (uracil(1939)-C(5))-methyltransferase RlmD, with product MKKKDIIEGKIIKTEFPNKGTFICEDQKVTVKGVIDGQTIKGQVTKKRKSGCVVRLLDVLEKSPLEDAKPVCPHFGICGGCFYQTVSYENQLKIKEGMVRDLLKDYVNDDIWEEIKGSPKVHGYRNKMEFSFGDEVKDGPLALGMHKKNTFHDIVNITDCQIVDNDYNLIVKCALNIAQQMELPFYHKMRHEGYFRHLVVRRAESSGDILVNIVTTSQVEADLTKLRDALLELPLSGKIIGILHTTNDSLADVVQADKIDILYGQDYFYEEILGLKFKISPFSFFQTNTLGAEVLYKTARDFVGETKDKVIFDLYSGTGTIAQMLAPVAKKVVGVEIVEEAVEAAKVNAELNGLDNCEFIAGDVLKVVDELEDKPDFIVLDPPRDGIHPKAIQKIIDFGVEQMVYISCKPTSLARDLEVFEAAGYKVKRATAVDQFPNTVHIESMVLLQKDNI
- a CDS encoding metallophosphoesterase, with amino-acid sequence MRILVISDSHGRNDDIEGVLKQVGDIDMMIHCGDVERGDSYIREIADCPVVMVAGNNDYYLDLPSEEEVRIGDYKVLVTHGHGYYVNSGVDYLREHALEYGYDVVMYGHTHVPYIEIGDDVTILNPGSISYPRQPGRKPTFLIMEIDEEGQAHYAHGYYKEQFDELML
- a CDS encoding XTP/dITP diphosphatase; amino-acid sequence: MKQRLIFATGNEHKMKEIREILDESKYEIISMKEAGVDIDIVEDGKTFEENALIKAKAVMEITGQLTLADDSGLEIDALNGEPGIYSSRYLGEDTSYVKKNSVILERLKDVPEEKRSARFVCAVAAAFPDGQTKVIRGTMEGIIGYEIKGENGFGYDPIFYLPQYGKYSAELSSDEKNAISHRGEALRRIREVL
- a CDS encoding THUMP domain-containing class I SAM-dependent RNA methyltransferase, translated to MKTVELIAPCHFGLEAVLKREILDLGYEIVKVEDGRITFRTDLDGIARANIFLRTAERILLKIGSFKAYTFDDLFEGTKKLPWEDYIPENGRFWVKKASTAKSKLFSAPDIQSIVKKAMVDRMKSKYKVSWFNEDGDDYPVRVFILKDQVTISLDTTGIPLHKRGYRKLVSEAPIRETLAAALLMLTPWHKDRILVDPFCGSGTFLIEAAMMGMNMAPGMNRSFESEHWSNFLPKKAWYDTIDEANDLVNHDIEMDLQGYDKDPRMLKIARQNAQDAEVDHLIHFQQREVKDLRHPKPYGFIIANPPYGERLEDQETLPQLYTEMKEAFDRLDTWSKYVITSYEDTEKYLGKPTKKRKVYNGMIRGEFYQYLGPKPPRRRK
- a CDS encoding rhodanese-like domain-containing protein — protein: MEFENISLKEGIKLSKDKKHYILMDVREEERYKEGHLENAISCPYGILKECYEQMDGKKIIVYCDFGGQSMMAARHLRKDGFEVYNIIGGVYYYMKEKEQNKSEA